The Acomys russatus chromosome 3, mAcoRus1.1, whole genome shotgun sequence genome has a window encoding:
- the LOC127209255 gene encoding histone H2B type 1-A translates to MPEVSAKGTTISKKGFKKAVTKTQKKEGRKRKKCRKESYSIYIYKVLKQVHPDTGISSKAMSIMNSFVTDIFERIAAEASRLAHYNKRSTITSREIQTAVRLLLPGELAKHAVSEGTKAVTKYTSSK, encoded by the coding sequence ATGCCGGAGGTGTCTGCAAAGGGCACTACCATTTCCAAGAAAGGATTCAAGAAGGCAGTCACCAAGACCCAGAAGAAAGAGGGCCGCAAGCGGAAGAAATGCCGTAAAGAGAGCTACTCCATTTATATTTACAAGGTGCTGAAGCAGGTGCATCCCGATACGGGCATCTCATCCAAGGCCATGAGCATCATGAACTCGTTCGTGACAGACATCTTCGAGCGCATCGCAGCCGAGGCGTCGCGCCTGGCGCACTACAACAAGCGCTCGACCATCACGTCGCGGGAGATCCAGACGGCCGTGCGCCTGCTGCTGCCCGGGGAACTGGCCAAGCACGCCGTGTCGGAGGGCACCAAGGCCGTCACCAAGTACACCAGCTCCAAGTGA
- the LOC127209233 gene encoding histone H2A type 4-like, whose translation MSGRAKQGSKARAKAKSRSFRAGLQFPVGRVHRLLRQGKYAERIGAGTPVYLTAVLEYLTAEILELAGNAARDNKKTRIIPRHLQLAIRNDEELNKLLGRVTIAQGGVLPNIQAVLLPKKIESHKVQPK comes from the coding sequence ATGTCTGGACGTGCGAAGCAGGGCAGCAAGGCTCGCGCCAAGGCTAAGTCCCGCTCTTTTAGGGCCGGCCTGCAGTTCCCCGTGGGCCGCGTGCACAGGCTCCTTCGCCAAGGGAAGTATGCCGAGCGCATCGGGGCGGGCACACCCGTGTACCTGACAGCCGTGCTGGAGTACCTGACGGCCGAGATCCTGGAGCTGGCCGGCAACGCGGCCCGCGACAACAAGAAGACGCGCATCATCCCGCGACACCTGCAGCTGGCCATCCGCAACGACGAGGAGCTCAACAAGCTGCTGGGACGCGTCACCATCGCGCAGGGCGGCGTCCTGCCCAACATCCAGGCCGTGCTGCTGCCCAAGAAGATCGAGAGCCACAAGGTCCAGCCTAAGTGA